From the bacterium genome, one window contains:
- the fliS gene encoding flagellar export chaperone FliS has translation MADGPLGAYAESRILTAEPERLVLMMYEGALRFLRMARAAALEGRVEDCHNSILRAYAIIAELMATLDRERGGEIAANLERSYEFMLYRLREADIEKDPRLIESVEKLLEPLAEAWETAFFKSKGTGAARLAASKERCGPDTYSPGGVPANGKCIQKETLLGGADIPAMPSVPGSLDVRG, from the coding sequence GTGGCGGATGGACCGCTCGGCGCGTATGCCGAAAGCCGGATTCTGACGGCCGAGCCGGAAAGGCTTGTGCTGATGATGTACGAGGGCGCTCTGCGTTTTCTGCGCATGGCGCGCGCGGCTGCTCTGGAGGGCAGGGTTGAGGACTGCCATAATTCCATTCTGCGCGCATACGCAATCATAGCGGAGCTTATGGCCACGCTTGATCGCGAACGCGGCGGAGAAATAGCGGCAAACCTTGAGCGAAGCTACGAATTTATGCTTTATCGCCTTCGCGAGGCGGATATTGAGAAAGACCCGCGCTTAATCGAATCGGTTGAGAAGTTGCTTGAGCCTCTGGCAGAGGCTTGGGAAACGGCATTCTTTAAGTCGAAAGGCACAGGTGCGGCAAGATTGGCAGCGTCAAAGGAACGCTGCGGCCCGGATACTTACAGCCCTGGCGGGGTCCCGGCAAACGGCAAATGTATCCAAAAAGAAACCTTGTTGGGTGGCGCGGATATTCCGGCGATGCCTTCCGTACCCGGCTCTCTGGATGTGAGGGGCTGA
- the bshA gene encoding N-acetyl-alpha-D-glucosaminyl L-malate synthase BshA, with product MGLRLNIAIACYPTYGGSGVVATELGRHLARIGHSVHLISYDAPVRMPMHEPNIAFHAVTPKEYALFRQQPYTIGLAAKMVEVILSYDIDILHVHYAIPHAVSGFLARSIVADRHPVKLITTLHGTDITLVGSDPSYFEIVKFAIEQSDSVTAVSNSLLSETVERFGIEKDIKVIYNFVDPNDFAPSNEAAERYKMFAPNGESLLCHISNYRPVKRAVDVVEIFARVAAEVPSKLLMVGDGVDMPLVRARARELDLCDKVEFLGNRGDIAEILEVSKIFLIPSESESFGLAALEAMASGCAIVGTKAGGIPEVVTPACGILHEIGDVQGMAASCVKLLKDSRLLMELQTGAHDRALKHFDARTKVAEYLAEYHRVLGSQEPFGPEYASPSHLSD from the coding sequence TTGGGACTAAGACTTAATATCGCGATAGCATGCTATCCGACCTACGGAGGCAGCGGCGTGGTGGCGACCGAACTCGGCCGCCACCTCGCTCGCATCGGGCATTCGGTGCACCTGATCAGCTACGACGCGCCGGTGCGGATGCCGATGCACGAACCCAATATCGCGTTCCACGCGGTCACTCCCAAAGAGTACGCTCTTTTCCGCCAGCAGCCTTACACGATCGGGCTGGCCGCGAAAATGGTCGAGGTAATCCTTTCATACGATATCGACATACTTCATGTCCATTATGCCATACCTCACGCCGTTTCAGGTTTTCTGGCGCGCTCGATCGTCGCGGACCGACACCCTGTCAAGCTGATTACTACGCTTCATGGAACCGACATTACGCTGGTGGGCAGCGATCCGAGCTACTTCGAGATTGTCAAGTTCGCCATCGAGCAAAGCGATTCGGTGACGGCTGTCAGCAACAGCCTTCTAAGCGAGACCGTCGAGCGCTTTGGAATTGAGAAGGATATCAAAGTAATTTACAACTTTGTTGATCCGAATGACTTTGCGCCTTCAAACGAAGCAGCCGAGAGATACAAGATGTTCGCGCCCAACGGCGAAAGCCTTCTATGTCATATCAGTAACTATCGCCCAGTCAAGCGGGCCGTGGATGTTGTAGAGATCTTCGCCCGAGTTGCGGCGGAGGTTCCGTCGAAACTACTTATGGTCGGCGACGGCGTAGACATGCCTCTCGTTCGTGCTCGCGCGCGCGAGCTTGACCTTTGCGACAAGGTTGAGTTCTTGGGTAATCGCGGAGATATCGCCGAAATTCTTGAAGTTTCAAAAATCTTTTTAATTCCCAGTGAATCGGAGAGCTTCGGCTTGGCAGCGCTTGAAGCCATGGCATCCGGCTGCGCAATTGTGGGCACCAAGGCAGGGGGAATACCGGAAGTTGTAACACCTGCGTGCGGAATACTTCATGAAATCGGCGATGTCCAAGGTATGGCCGCATCCTGCGTGAAGCTGTTAAAGGACAGCCGACTATTGATGGAATTGCAAACCGGAGCCCATGATAGGGCACTGAAACACTTTGACGCGCGAACCAAGGTTGCGGAGTATTTGGCCGAATACCACCGCGTTCTTGGCTCGCAGGAGCCATTCGGTCCGGAATATGCATCGCCAAGCCATTTATCCGATTAG
- the fabL gene encoding enoyl-[acyl-carrier-protein] reductase FabL: protein MFSGKKALITGGSRGIGRACAIHLAEHGADVAINYLRNVSAAEETAEQVRSRGSQALLLKYNVGKVENIQEMFSELKEKWGGLDIFISNAVLGVLRPADVFPEKGWEMTVDINAKAYLFCAQEAVKLMEGRRRGHIVALSSIGSIRCMPGYSVIGASKAAIETLTRYLALELAPRNINVNCVSGGPIDTDALRAFPNYEELIAETASKTPLGRMGTPEDLANVVVWLCSDESSWVTGQTIIADGGLTLM from the coding sequence ATGTTTAGCGGGAAGAAGGCGCTCATTACCGGCGGAAGCCGGGGAATCGGCCGCGCGTGCGCGATTCACCTTGCGGAGCATGGCGCGGACGTGGCCATCAATTACCTTCGCAACGTCAGCGCGGCTGAAGAAACGGCGGAGCAGGTTCGCAGCCGCGGCTCTCAAGCCCTTTTGCTTAAATACAATGTGGGCAAGGTGGAAAACATACAGGAGATGTTCTCCGAGCTGAAAGAAAAATGGGGAGGTCTGGATATTTTTATCTCCAACGCGGTTCTGGGAGTGTTGCGGCCGGCGGATGTCTTCCCCGAGAAGGGCTGGGAAATGACGGTGGACATAAACGCAAAGGCGTACCTTTTTTGCGCCCAGGAAGCGGTTAAGCTTATGGAGGGCAGGAGAAGAGGCCACATCGTCGCGCTATCGTCCATCGGCAGCATCCGCTGCATGCCCGGATACAGCGTTATTGGCGCAAGCAAGGCCGCAATCGAGACGCTGACGCGCTATCTGGCGCTGGAGTTGGCTCCACGAAACATCAACGTCAATTGCGTATCCGGTGGACCAATAGACACCGACGCGCTCCGCGCGTTTCCGAATTACGAAGAATTGATTGCGGAAACGGCGAGCAAAACCCCTCTTGGCAGGATGGGAACACCGGAGGATCTTGCCAACGTTGTCGTCTGGCTATGCAGCGACGAATCCAGCTGGGTTACCGGCCAGACCATAATCGCTGACGGCGGGCTGACGCTAATGTAG
- a CDS encoding DUF1257 domain-containing protein yields the protein MSGIFVVDTLLFETVFLIKALEELGCMILHEAKEIRGVAGCRENVEFAARVNSASPVDIGFRKRKDGSYEILADWMEAEKAGIEKEKFVNELTQKYAYLKAVDEAQKQGYSLVEEKNETDGSIRVVLRKYQ from the coding sequence ATGAGCGGCATATTCGTTGTAGATACCCTGCTTTTCGAAACCGTGTTCTTAATTAAGGCTCTGGAAGAGCTTGGATGTATGATTCTGCACGAAGCAAAAGAAATCCGCGGAGTCGCAGGATGCCGGGAGAATGTGGAATTCGCCGCCCGGGTGAATTCGGCTTCTCCCGTGGATATCGGCTTCAGGAAGCGTAAGGACGGCTCTTATGAAATTCTGGCGGACTGGATGGAAGCCGAAAAAGCAGGAATCGAAAAGGAAAAGTTCGTAAACGAACTAACCCAGAAGTACGCCTACCTAAAGGCAGTCGACGAAGCGCAGAAACAGGGATACTCCCTGGTCGAGGAAAAAAACGAAACCGACGGCAGCATCCGAGTCGTGTTGAGAAAGTATCAGTAG
- a CDS encoding DUF2997 domain-containing protein translates to MANVRELEIVIKPDGKVEITVRGIKGPDCKPVAEKVGCSLGAVELVEKTSEWYESATTVATEQKVSRSG, encoded by the coding sequence ATGGCTAACGTGCGCGAGTTGGAAATTGTAATCAAGCCGGACGGAAAAGTTGAAATCACCGTCCGCGGCATCAAAGGTCCGGACTGCAAACCTGTTGCAGAAAAAGTCGGATGTTCGCTTGGCGCGGTTGAACTTGTAGAGAAAACGTCCGAATGGTACGAATCGGCAACCACGGTCGCTACCGAACAGAAAGTCAGCCGCAGCGGATAA
- a CDS encoding HDIG domain-containing protein: MQRRAEARRRRIFVMQRVALGAAAFVCVTGLFYAHLFVFPIKLVPGQIVPFTIASPADAEWVDSEQFGEVMKRASEGWVLDPTVAETAVKEVNSFFDDIAILQKSELPFNSKALQLEAKYPPSSLLIKKLLDTDSAVLAEYQTEAVKLLRQQLSSPMDSESVEAIQSNAENIYIRIPEQISAYFLRPNLVSYKSADPEELFRDFFTFKISKGDIIISEGQRVTTQVLDKQKAVKDAQKRQDLLTFSGLSLMFLIMLIIWAYYLHKFKKTLWNAPRSMSVILAIVIFSLLLSLVIMRIPLENAYFAVSAPLIAASIITCVVFDPIFSLYLFGSIALLVSWLFGFNTDLLIYNVVGCVASPVFLSRTSDRRRIIALGFILAAINVYLVGIVILVGVQTLSVTPFIVAAASGIAAAIFALGSQSLLDQFALELTQTKLLELADSNSALLQQMNLKAPGTYNHSVVMAHMAEDAARAVNADPLLAKVGALYHDIGKIAQPQFFAENIHDKSKNPHNRLNPRTSYQIILKHIEAGVELGRRHKLPEEIIDFILTHHGTTVMKYFYQQAVNEEGEEMVSSKEFEYPGPIPFTKETTIVHLADSVEAIVRAREISSEQELSETIKEIFEEKIRTGQLDSSDVSIKDLNAIRDAFTSVLAGIYHSRVKYPEDIAREKRREDGAGAPESTNNGAGAKGG; this comes from the coding sequence GTGCAAAGGCGGGCGGAGGCGAGGCGGCGCAGGATATTCGTGATGCAGCGCGTCGCCCTCGGCGCCGCGGCATTTGTTTGCGTTACCGGCTTGTTTTATGCGCATCTGTTTGTATTTCCTATTAAGCTTGTGCCGGGCCAGATAGTGCCCTTTACCATTGCGAGTCCCGCCGACGCAGAATGGGTGGACAGCGAGCAGTTCGGCGAAGTAATGAAACGAGCTTCGGAAGGATGGGTGCTCGATCCAACCGTCGCGGAAACCGCGGTTAAGGAAGTCAACTCTTTTTTCGACGACATCGCAATCCTGCAAAAGAGCGAGCTGCCTTTCAACTCCAAAGCGTTGCAGCTGGAAGCGAAGTATCCGCCTTCGAGCCTGCTCATCAAAAAGCTGCTCGACACGGATTCAGCAGTCCTCGCGGAATATCAAACCGAAGCTGTAAAGCTCTTGCGCCAACAGCTTTCATCCCCGATGGATTCGGAAAGCGTAGAGGCGATCCAGAGCAACGCTGAAAACATATACATTAGAATCCCGGAACAAATATCCGCGTATTTCTTAAGACCGAATTTGGTAAGTTACAAGAGCGCCGATCCCGAAGAGCTGTTTCGCGACTTCTTTACTTTCAAAATCAGCAAGGGCGACATTATCATCTCCGAAGGCCAACGCGTTACAACGCAGGTTCTAGACAAGCAGAAAGCCGTTAAGGATGCGCAAAAACGCCAGGATCTATTAACTTTCAGCGGGCTTTCGCTGATGTTTTTAATTATGCTCATTATTTGGGCATATTACCTGCACAAATTCAAGAAAACGCTTTGGAACGCACCGCGCTCGATGTCCGTGATTCTGGCCATAGTCATTTTCAGTCTTCTTCTCTCGCTTGTGATAATGCGCATACCATTGGAAAATGCGTACTTCGCGGTTTCCGCCCCGCTCATCGCAGCAAGCATCATAACGTGCGTCGTTTTCGATCCGATTTTTTCGCTTTACCTTTTCGGCTCGATAGCCCTTCTTGTAAGCTGGCTGTTCGGTTTCAACACCGATTTGCTCATATACAATGTAGTCGGATGCGTCGCGAGCCCTGTCTTTCTGTCGCGAACCAGCGACAGGCGCAGGATAATCGCCCTCGGTTTCATCCTGGCCGCGATCAATGTTTACCTGGTTGGTATCGTCATCCTGGTTGGCGTCCAGACGCTTTCGGTGACGCCTTTCATCGTCGCCGCAGCCAGTGGCATTGCCGCCGCGATTTTTGCATTAGGTTCGCAGTCATTGCTTGATCAATTCGCCTTGGAATTAACTCAAACAAAGCTGCTTGAACTCGCGGACAGCAATTCGGCGCTGCTTCAACAAATGAATCTCAAAGCGCCCGGAACTTACAATCATTCCGTTGTTATGGCGCATATGGCGGAAGACGCCGCGCGCGCCGTAAACGCGGATCCGTTGCTTGCAAAGGTTGGGGCTCTTTACCACGACATAGGCAAGATCGCCCAGCCGCAGTTTTTTGCCGAAAACATCCACGATAAAAGCAAAAATCCGCACAACAGGCTTAATCCGCGAACTTCGTACCAAATCATCCTCAAGCACATAGAAGCCGGAGTGGAGCTTGGACGCAGGCACAAGTTGCCGGAAGAAATAATCGACTTTATCCTCACCCACCATGGTACAACCGTGATGAAATATTTCTATCAGCAGGCAGTAAACGAAGAAGGCGAAGAAATGGTAAGTTCAAAGGAGTTTGAATATCCAGGGCCGATTCCGTTTACGAAGGAAACGACCATAGTTCACCTTGCGGACAGCGTTGAGGCAATTGTGCGGGCACGCGAGATTTCCAGCGAACAGGAGTTGAGCGAAACAATAAAGGAAATCTTCGAAGAGAAAATCCGCACCGGCCAACTCGACTCAAGCGATGTCAGTATCAAAGATTTAAACGCGATCCGCGATGCATTCACATCGGTACTTGCCGGAATTTATCACAGCAGGGTTAAATATCCTGAAGATATTGCCCGTGAGAAGAGAAGGGAAGACGGAGCCGGGGCGCCGGAATCCACAAACAACGGCGCCGGGGCGAAAGGCGGCTAA
- a CDS encoding PhoH family protein — MLEDIRARGFLEEDTVQVYLSDVEVEAPSAYISHIPHFGPKTDGQRKYLDTMEASDLTLCYGPAGTGKTYLAVAMAVSYFKRELVRRIVLCRPAVEAGESLGFLPGTMQEKVNPYLVPLFDALNDLLKFERVRKLVEQNVIEVAPLAFMRGRSLNNSFIILDEAQNTTYAQMKMFLTRMGRNSKVVVTGDITQVDLESNKKSGFLTALKLLSRLGEGIGVVELSDKDVVRHPLVQRIVNAYEQFEAVHGEQPNGVRNNKRREEE, encoded by the coding sequence ATGCTCGAAGACATTCGAGCAAGGGGATTTCTGGAAGAAGACACAGTGCAGGTCTACCTGAGCGATGTCGAGGTCGAAGCGCCATCCGCCTACATTTCGCACATCCCGCACTTCGGGCCGAAGACCGACGGCCAGCGGAAATATCTGGACACGATGGAGGCGAGCGACCTGACGCTTTGCTACGGCCCCGCGGGCACCGGAAAGACGTACCTTGCGGTGGCGATGGCGGTCAGCTATTTCAAGCGCGAACTTGTGCGCCGCATCGTGCTCTGTCGCCCTGCGGTGGAGGCTGGAGAAAGCTTGGGATTTCTGCCTGGAACGATGCAGGAAAAAGTCAATCCTTACCTCGTCCCCCTGTTCGACGCTCTCAACGACCTGCTCAAATTCGAGCGTGTGCGAAAGCTCGTGGAGCAAAACGTCATTGAAGTCGCGCCGCTGGCCTTCATGCGCGGCCGCAGCCTAAACAACAGCTTCATAATCTTGGATGAAGCCCAGAATACGACGTACGCCCAAATGAAAATGTTCCTAACCCGCATGGGGCGCAACTCAAAAGTTGTCGTGACCGGGGACATAACCCAAGTCGATTTGGAATCAAACAAAAAAAGCGGATTTCTTACTGCGCTGAAACTTTTGAGCAGACTTGGGGAAGGCATCGGAGTGGTCGAGCTCAGTGACAAAGATGTTGTCAGGCATCCCCTTGTGCAGCGCATCGTCAATGCGTACGAGCAATTCGAGGCGGTTCACGGCGAACAGCCCAACGGCGTCCGCAACAACAAGCGCCGAGAGGAGGAATAG
- a CDS encoding MiaB/RimO family radical SAM methylthiotransferase, which yields MADRFFIKNFGCKVNAAELLECGERLARAGARVVEIQGSDEIPTGSGGVLIVNSCTVTATADAKVRAFVRRVKRLNPALKIVLSGCMVRAAHFNPSELPFANIASRVADVAKDYELANRTGRVTAAARAPLDSRTRAFVRMQDGCASNCSFCIIPKVRPAESLPRKEVLGRIEAALAAGACEIVLTGTNIGKFADENGRGFVSLVYEAADLAYESSARLRISSIEPEDMRPPVFELFEHPAVCPHLHLPLQSGSPEILRRMRRRYSLSRYIGISAEFRRRFPFASITTDIIVGFPGETEDDFRSTLDVVRDVGFERIHAFRYSPRPGTAAAEYESAPQSVAAARQATLLSYGDKISSSRMQRHLGRTVQVLVEEVSGGAARGYSGEYFRVQFPTENTQNGNLEYALVTGRGESGLLFGEPAANSNSDSCHSFQELQIYSRLAAGDST from the coding sequence TTGGCGGATCGATTTTTCATTAAAAATTTCGGATGCAAAGTGAACGCCGCCGAGTTGTTGGAATGCGGCGAGCGCTTGGCGCGGGCGGGCGCCAGAGTTGTGGAAATCCAAGGCTCCGACGAAATTCCCACGGGATCGGGCGGTGTGCTGATTGTAAACAGCTGCACCGTGACAGCAACTGCGGATGCCAAAGTGCGCGCATTCGTCCGCCGGGTAAAAAGACTAAATCCGGCACTTAAAATCGTACTTTCCGGCTGCATGGTACGCGCTGCGCATTTCAATCCGTCGGAATTGCCTTTCGCAAATATAGCGTCGCGAGTGGCCGATGTGGCAAAGGATTACGAATTGGCCAATCGAACGGGCAGGGTAACCGCGGCTGCCCGCGCGCCGCTGGATTCAAGAACGCGTGCATTCGTGAGAATGCAGGATGGATGCGCCAGCAACTGCAGTTTCTGCATTATTCCGAAGGTTCGTCCGGCCGAGTCGCTGCCGAGGAAGGAAGTGCTGGGCAGGATTGAAGCGGCACTGGCCGCCGGCGCATGCGAAATTGTGCTTACCGGAACCAACATAGGCAAGTTTGCAGACGAAAACGGGCGCGGTTTTGTGAGCCTAGTATATGAAGCTGCGGATTTGGCTTATGAATCGAGTGCAAGACTTCGGATTTCGTCCATCGAGCCTGAAGATATGCGGCCCCCCGTTTTCGAACTTTTCGAGCATCCAGCGGTTTGTCCGCACCTGCATCTTCCGTTGCAAAGCGGCTCGCCCGAAATTCTGCGCAGGATGCGCCGACGGTATTCCTTATCCAGGTACATCGGCATCTCGGCGGAATTCAGAAGGCGTTTCCCCTTTGCTTCGATCACAACCGACATTATCGTCGGTTTCCCGGGCGAAACAGAGGATGATTTCAGATCCACTTTGGATGTTGTTCGGGATGTAGGATTCGAGCGAATCCACGCTTTCCGTTATTCGCCAAGACCGGGCACCGCCGCCGCAGAATACGAATCAGCGCCCCAGAGCGTTGCGGCCGCTCGCCAAGCCACTTTGCTTTCGTACGGTGATAAAATATCGTCCTCTCGGATGCAGAGACATTTGGGCCGCACGGTGCAGGTGCTCGTTGAGGAGGTTTCGGGCGGTGCTGCGCGCGGATACAGCGGAGAGTATTTTCGAGTTCAATTCCCGACCGAGAACACTCAAAACGGCAATCTGGAATACGCGCTCGTGACCGGGCGCGGGGAAAGCGGCCTGTTATTCGGGGAACCAGCGGCAAATTCCAATAGTGATTCTTGTCATTCATTTCAGGAGTTGCAAATTTATTCGCGCCTTGCGGCGGGTGATTCGACATAG
- the hrcA gene encoding heat-inducible transcription repressor HrcA, producing MKRSRRRRSIRLLTDGMAELISRLTQRQRSIILNLVRIYVRQAHPVSSNALVEFLNLSSATIRNELGYLEELGFVSKEHQASGRTPTDLAYRFFVDEVRASLESDPNEHLKTEKALMGLEREFSQLISWTLTHLSKQSGQAAWLSMPVLPDLKLRSVDFIPTAERSFLILVVTTKGYTKHKMVTLGQPLDPQILAYLKEQLNNYLSGKDINEIDMSQIRRIFREVRRLPHRVIESVTGFLDELGQGIERMYISDSRPLLSQPEFRDAQLMNRVLDALNDKESFNTYVRDVLGDQEFSVVIGRENLNSNLEACGLVLSRYYLPGSASGTVGVIGPMRQTYDLNIPLVVVVAECLSELFTREPLSL from the coding sequence ATGAAACGCTCCAGAAGGCGCAGATCGATCAGGCTGCTTACAGACGGGATGGCGGAATTGATTTCGAGGCTTACCCAACGGCAGCGGTCCATCATCCTCAATCTGGTTCGAATTTACGTCCGTCAGGCACATCCAGTGTCATCGAACGCGCTGGTTGAGTTTCTAAACCTCTCAAGCGCAACGATCAGAAACGAGCTCGGCTATTTGGAGGAGCTTGGATTTGTCAGCAAGGAACATCAGGCGTCGGGGCGTACGCCGACGGACTTGGCATACCGCTTTTTCGTGGACGAAGTGCGCGCGAGCCTGGAAAGCGATCCGAACGAGCATTTGAAAACAGAAAAGGCGCTGATGGGATTGGAGAGGGAGTTTTCGCAGCTTATATCTTGGACGCTGACTCATCTTTCGAAGCAAAGCGGGCAGGCGGCATGGCTAAGCATGCCTGTTTTGCCCGACCTTAAGCTTCGCTCCGTTGACTTCATTCCAACCGCGGAGCGCAGCTTCTTGATACTTGTCGTAACAACAAAGGGCTATACAAAGCATAAAATGGTAACTTTGGGGCAGCCGCTGGATCCGCAAATCCTGGCATATCTAAAGGAACAGCTGAACAACTATTTGTCCGGCAAGGACATCAACGAAATCGACATGTCCCAAATCCGCAGGATTTTCCGGGAAGTACGCCGGCTTCCGCATCGCGTCATTGAAAGTGTTACAGGATTCCTTGACGAACTGGGGCAGGGCATTGAGCGGATGTATATCAGCGATTCCAGGCCTCTCCTTTCTCAACCGGAATTTAGAGATGCGCAGCTAATGAACCGCGTTCTCGACGCCCTAAACGACAAAGAGTCGTTCAATACTTATGTTAGGGATGTTCTAGGCGACCAGGAGTTCAGCGTCGTTATAGGACGCGAAAATTTAAATTCGAATTTGGAGGCTTGCGGACTGGTGCTTTCCCGCTATTACCTCCCGGGGTCGGCTTCAGGAACGGTCGGTGTTATCGGCCCGATGCGCCAGACGTACGATTTGAATATTCCGCTCGTCGTTGTGGTAGCCGAATGCCTTTCAGAGCTATTTACGCGCGAGCCGCTTTCGCTTTAG
- a CDS encoding peptidylprolyl isomerase translates to MNGKLLLALFCIAAVTLALTACPKKAPQPAEGGENAASPTAETVEEQPSDGDDASVENGGQPAPAEGETAESPEGGEGQETPAAENADDAAQATDATEANPEDTGVKTPLPPTGQLWSYSDLGKNQNEIITLLFETEKGTFKVEVYPEIAPNAAAAFLKYVSLGVYDGVYFHRVVKEDKLSIVQGGQPLTHAELAKTGYNAERWPEEAKKKSKLADSVGKILDEPNYARNEAGTMALGKQPSTVGGYIKDSARVDFFINLGYNEHLDRDFTVFAKVVSGMDIVNSLVQDDKLIRVVVAE, encoded by the coding sequence ATGAACGGCAAATTGCTTTTGGCTCTGTTTTGCATTGCGGCAGTCACGCTCGCGTTGACGGCCTGCCCCAAAAAGGCGCCTCAACCCGCGGAGGGCGGCGAAAACGCGGCTTCTCCCACAGCGGAGACTGTCGAGGAGCAGCCTTCGGACGGGGACGATGCCTCGGTCGAAAACGGCGGCCAGCCAGCGCCCGCGGAAGGTGAAACGGCGGAATCGCCAGAAGGCGGCGAGGGTCAAGAGACGCCAGCCGCTGAAAATGCGGACGACGCGGCGCAGGCGACCGATGCAACCGAGGCCAATCCCGAGGATACCGGCGTGAAAACGCCGCTTCCTCCCACCGGCCAGTTATGGAGCTACAGCGACCTCGGGAAAAATCAAAACGAAATAATAACTCTGTTGTTCGAGACCGAAAAAGGCACATTCAAGGTGGAGGTGTATCCGGAAATTGCACCTAATGCGGCCGCCGCATTTTTAAAGTACGTTTCGCTTGGTGTGTACGATGGAGTCTATTTTCACAGGGTTGTGAAAGAAGACAAACTATCCATCGTGCAAGGTGGCCAGCCGCTGACGCATGCCGAGCTTGCAAAGACGGGTTACAACGCTGAACGATGGCCGGAAGAAGCCAAAAAAAAGTCGAAGCTTGCGGATTCGGTCGGCAAAATTTTGGATGAACCCAACTACGCGAGGAATGAAGCGGGAACTATGGCTTTGGGCAAGCAGCCTTCCACCGTCGGCGGATATATCAAGGACAGCGCGCGCGTGGACTTTTTCATAAACCTCGGTTACAACGAACATTTAGACCGCGACTTCACCGTATTCGCCAAGGTGGTTTCCGGAATGGACATAGTAAATTCGCTGGTCCAAGATGACAAACTCATTCGAGTGGTTGTTGCGGAGTAG
- a CDS encoding diaminopimelate epimerase: MELRFEKMHGLGNDFVVVDGTSDLFAEREDSNWRTSLVDKLTESACAICNRRFGIGADGLILVLPSATADFKMHYVNSDGSISPMCGNGVRCVGKFVFDHGLWDKESLALETGSGILHLDLTIHKSKVSAVKVSMGTPSFDAASLPAIFPDGSKNLIEKSLSAGGEKLIATCLSVGNPHCVTFLDEGLSVDDYPVYRVGKAIENATDVFPERVNVEFAKMRGNDSIDLRVWERGCGETLACGSGACATVAAAVATGRVAPGAEVAVRLPGGILNISWSGNAGDSILMSGPAVSVYSGFFDPDAFSASRS, from the coding sequence GTGGAACTACGGTTTGAAAAAATGCACGGCCTGGGCAACGACTTCGTCGTTGTGGATGGCACTTCGGATCTATTCGCCGAAAGGGAGGATTCAAATTGGCGTACAAGCTTGGTGGATAAGCTTACCGAATCCGCCTGCGCAATCTGCAATCGCAGATTCGGCATAGGCGCGGATGGATTGATCCTTGTGCTGCCTAGCGCCACAGCTGACTTCAAAATGCATTATGTCAATTCGGACGGCAGCATTTCGCCTATGTGCGGAAATGGCGTTCGATGCGTCGGGAAATTCGTATTCGACCATGGGCTTTGGGACAAGGAGTCGCTTGCCCTCGAAACCGGCTCCGGTATTTTGCACTTGGACTTGACGATTCACAAAAGCAAAGTTTCCGCGGTGAAAGTAAGCATGGGCACGCCATCGTTCGATGCCGCGTCACTTCCGGCCATATTTCCGGACGGGTCTAAGAACCTTATCGAAAAAAGCCTATCCGCCGGTGGAGAAAAACTGATTGCCACCTGCCTTTCAGTCGGCAATCCGCATTGCGTTACATTTCTCGACGAAGGGCTATCGGTCGACGATTATCCGGTTTATCGTGTCGGAAAGGCGATAGAGAACGCGACGGACGTTTTTCCGGAGCGAGTGAACGTGGAATTCGCGAAAATGCGCGGAAACGATTCCATAGATTTGAGGGTCTGGGAACGCGGTTGCGGAGAAACGCTGGCATGCGGAAGCGGCGCTTGCGCGACGGTGGCAGCCGCGGTCGCGACCGGTCGGGTTGCGCCCGGAGCAGAGGTTGCGGTACGGCTTCCCGGAGGAATCCTAAACATCAGCTGGTCGGGAAACGCGGGGGATTCCATTTTGATGTCCGGGCCGGCCGTTTCCGTTTATTCCGGCTTTTTCGATCCCGATGCTTTTTCAGCAAGCAGAAGTTGA